Genomic DNA from Kiritimatiellia bacterium:
GTCGATGTACTGGATCAGGTTCAGCCGCAGCCCGGGGTGCCGGGGCTCGAGGTCGGCGTCCGACTCGCCCGAGTAGCCGTGCTCGATGATGTTGGAGCAGGACTCGTCCACGGCCATTTCCAGTTGCGCGGAGCGGAACTCCGTCATCCCCGCGCGCGCGCAGAGGTCGAGCACGGCCTGGCGGATCACCCGCAGGTAGCTGTAGCGGCACGGGACGTGCAGGGTCACGTAACCCCGGATGGCCGATTCTTTTTTTC
This window encodes:
- a CDS encoding ATP-binding protein, with product MTAEGKKESAIRGYVTLHVPCRYSYLRVIRQAVLDLCARAGMTEFRSAQLEMAVDESCSNIIEHGYSGESDADLEPRHPGLRLNLIQYIDRVVVEILDRGKAFDFNERKVVDPDQYLEDERERGLGIYIIKRFVDEAEYEPGTEAGNCMRLTKRIR